One Aggregicoccus sp. 17bor-14 DNA window includes the following coding sequences:
- a CDS encoding glycosyl hydrolase family 18 protein, with amino-acid sequence MKASRLSVWALGVLLAGCGAAPDDGSADTEPTAEVQGELASNSPVFTDALGTGWQDWSWASHSLTNASPVGSGTRSIAVTFGAWQGLYFHHSPLTTAAGDALELMVNGGATSNPALNAYVTVNGAARTQLAINAFCTGARIPANAWTTCRIPLSNLGAAAAQVDGVVLIEGAGKSLPPLYVDGVRLVAATPAPTPTPTPTPTPAVSVALTPASTTLAPGASQAFTATVSGTTNTAVTWSVQEGSAGGTINSSGAYIAPGAAGTYHVVAKSSADATKVASATVTVTSGTTPPPPPTSTSGKWVSAYYVGYQQDLYPVDKVDMSAITHLMVSRVIPNADASLNTGFDTYQGEAMATKLTARAHAAGKKAIMMVGGAGEHGGWVGASSDANRTRFVQNLLATMDRLGFDGIDLDWEPVDTADKPLLLALARQLRSTRPNVILTFPIRWLNSNAGSADAWYATLAQSLDQVNVMAYEMAGAYSGWVSWHSSALTGEGADHPSSNASSLRMLAAAGIPKSKLGMGIGFYGMAWRNETGPLQRIASGSDLKGSDNYVTYAYVMRYYSDAAYRWDANAQAGYLTFTSPVDGDVKFISYESPQAIAAKGKFTKDNGYGGTIIWTVNQGCTNASTGANPPLDAVKAAFLQ; translated from the coding sequence ATGAAGGCTTCGAGACTGAGCGTGTGGGCGCTGGGAGTGCTGCTGGCCGGTTGCGGCGCGGCACCGGACGACGGCAGCGCGGACACCGAGCCCACCGCGGAAGTGCAGGGTGAGCTCGCGAGCAACTCTCCCGTCTTCACCGACGCGCTGGGCACGGGCTGGCAGGACTGGTCCTGGGCGAGCCACTCGCTCACCAACGCCTCGCCCGTGGGCAGCGGCACGCGCTCCATCGCGGTCACCTTCGGCGCCTGGCAGGGCCTGTACTTCCACCACTCGCCGCTCACCACCGCGGCGGGCGACGCGCTCGAGCTGATGGTGAACGGCGGCGCCACGAGCAACCCGGCGCTCAACGCCTACGTGACGGTGAACGGCGCGGCGCGCACGCAGCTCGCCATCAACGCCTTCTGCACCGGCGCGCGCATCCCCGCGAACGCGTGGACCACCTGCCGCATCCCGCTCTCCAACCTCGGCGCCGCGGCGGCGCAGGTGGACGGCGTGGTGCTCATCGAGGGCGCGGGCAAGAGCCTGCCGCCGCTGTACGTGGACGGCGTGCGCCTCGTGGCGGCGACCCCGGCCCCGACGCCCACCCCGACCCCGACCCCGACTCCGGCCGTCAGCGTGGCCCTCACGCCCGCGAGCACCACGCTCGCGCCGGGCGCTTCCCAGGCCTTCACGGCCACGGTGAGCGGTACCACCAACACCGCCGTCACCTGGAGCGTGCAGGAGGGCAGCGCGGGCGGCACCATCAACAGCTCGGGCGCGTACATCGCGCCGGGCGCGGCCGGGACCTACCACGTGGTCGCCAAGAGCAGCGCGGACGCGACGAAGGTGGCGAGCGCCACCGTCACCGTGACCTCGGGCACCACCCCCCCGCCGCCTCCCACGTCCACGAGCGGCAAGTGGGTGTCCGCCTACTACGTGGGCTACCAGCAGGACCTCTACCCGGTGGACAAGGTGGACATGAGCGCCATCACCCACCTGATGGTGAGTCGCGTCATCCCCAACGCGGACGCCTCGCTGAACACCGGCTTCGACACCTACCAGGGCGAGGCCATGGCGACGAAGCTCACGGCGCGCGCGCACGCGGCCGGCAAGAAGGCGATCATGATGGTGGGCGGCGCGGGTGAGCACGGCGGCTGGGTGGGCGCCTCGAGCGACGCGAACCGCACCCGCTTCGTGCAGAACCTGCTCGCGACCATGGACCGCCTCGGCTTCGACGGCATCGACCTCGACTGGGAGCCGGTGGACACCGCGGACAAGCCGCTGCTGCTCGCGCTCGCGCGCCAGCTGCGCAGCACCCGCCCCAACGTCATCCTCACCTTCCCCATCCGCTGGCTCAACAGCAACGCGGGCAGCGCGGACGCCTGGTACGCCACGCTGGCGCAGTCGCTGGACCAGGTGAACGTGATGGCCTACGAGATGGCGGGCGCGTACTCCGGGTGGGTGAGCTGGCACAGCTCCGCGCTCACCGGCGAGGGCGCGGACCACCCCTCGAGCAACGCCTCCAGCCTGCGCATGCTCGCCGCCGCGGGCATCCCCAAGTCGAAGCTGGGCATGGGCATCGGCTTCTACGGCATGGCGTGGCGCAACGAGACCGGCCCGCTGCAGCGCATCGCGAGCGGCAGCGACCTCAAGGGCAGCGACAACTACGTCACCTACGCGTACGTGATGCGCTACTACTCGGACGCCGCCTACCGCTGGGACGCGAACGCGCAGGCCGGCTACCTCACCTTCACGAGCCCCGTGGACGGTGACGTGAAGTTCATCTCCTACGAGAGCCCCCAGGCCATCGCGGCGAAGGGCAAGTTCACCAAGGACAACGGCTATGGCGGCACCATCATCTGGACGGTGAACCAGGGCTGCACCAACGCGAGCACCGGCGCGAATCCGCCACTGGACGCCGTGAAGGCCGCCTTCCTGCAGTAA
- a CDS encoding DUF4386 domain-containing protein has translation MNASRSPSSSPLALARTTGALYLLTVLTGLFAQGFVSGRLVVSGDAAATAANILTHRGLFELGFAVYLVEMACNVAITSLFYELLLPVNRRVALLSALLGLVGCAIETFSRVFYIAPLFLLDGGHASSAFGPAQLQSLALLSLQVNEQGAGMALAFFGFHGLLKGYLIFRSTFLPRIFGVVSAVAGLGLLTFLSPTLGVRLFPAVAAVGLAGALAMILWLLVVGVNAPRWEAQARVGTEGLAV, from the coding sequence ATGAACGCAAGCCGCTCCCCCTCCTCCTCACCGCTCGCCCTCGCCCGGACGACCGGCGCTCTCTACCTCCTCACCGTGCTGACGGGGCTCTTCGCGCAGGGCTTCGTCAGCGGCAGGCTCGTCGTCTCCGGCGACGCGGCGGCGACCGCGGCGAACATCCTCACCCACCGGGGCCTGTTCGAGCTGGGCTTCGCCGTCTACCTCGTCGAGATGGCCTGCAACGTCGCCATCACCTCGCTCTTCTACGAGCTGCTCCTGCCCGTGAACCGGAGGGTCGCGCTGCTCTCGGCGCTGCTCGGGCTCGTCGGCTGCGCCATCGAGACCTTCAGCCGCGTCTTCTACATCGCCCCGCTCTTCCTGCTGGACGGTGGGCACGCCTCGAGCGCCTTCGGCCCGGCGCAGCTGCAGTCGCTCGCGCTGCTCTCCCTCCAGGTGAACGAGCAGGGCGCCGGAATGGCCCTCGCCTTCTTCGGCTTCCACGGGCTGCTCAAGGGCTACCTCATCTTCCGGTCCACGTTCCTGCCGCGCATCTTCGGCGTTGTCTCGGCCGTGGCAGGCCTGGGCCTGCTCACGTTCCTCTCCCCCACGCTGGGCGTCCGGCTGTTCCCGGCGGTCGCGGCCGTCGGCCTCGCGGGAGCGCTCGCGATGATCCTCTGGCTCCTCGTGGTCGGCGTGAACGCGCCGCGCTGGGAGGCGCAGGCGCGCGTGGGGACAGAGGGGCTCGCCGTCTAG
- a CDS encoding M13 family metallopeptidase — translation MKKSLLLLGATAACAAGCATSKSPAPQPAAPVQQQAAAPAPAPAPAPEQKPELGSFGFDVAGMDRQQQPGVSWTGYANGTWTKTTEIPADRARYGMFNVLDDRAREQNRALIEEAAKAHAAQGTDAQRVGDYFASFMDEQAIEQKGAEPLKPALARIAGIKTKADLARVLGEHLRQTNPTPFGVYVNQDAKNPDRYIPIFVQSGLGLPDRDYYLQDNPKFAEVRQKYQEHMARMLVLAGVQQAQAAAKAKGIYGLEEKLARAHWSRVESRDDDKTYNKWMKADFAKKAPGFDWGTFLKTAGLDAQGEFIVSQPSALTGTAKLLGSQPLAVWKDWLTLHTTKDYAPLLSRAFVDEDFAFDGTVLSGQPQNQERWKRGVDHVSHAMGEAVGKLYVEKHFPPEAKAEADRLVKNVIAAMDARLAKLPWMAPETREKARQKLASFKPKIGYPVKWRDYSALEVKRDDLVGNAERAAAFEYNRNLAKLGKPVDRDEWFMPPMQVNAYANPTMNEVVFPAAILQPPFFDKNADPAVNYGAIGAVIGHEISHHFDDQGRKYDPQGRLTDWWKPEDVQRFKTYTDQLVAQYNQYEPLPGAHVNGALTLGENIADLAGLLVAYDAYQLSLGGKPDRVLEGFTGDQRFFLGHAQVWRSKYREEALRQQLVVDPHTAGHFRPNVSRNIDAWYTAFDVKPGQPLFLAPEQRVRIW, via the coding sequence TTGAAGAAGAGCCTTCTCCTCCTCGGTGCGACCGCGGCCTGTGCCGCCGGTTGTGCCACCAGCAAGTCCCCCGCGCCGCAGCCCGCGGCTCCCGTCCAGCAGCAGGCCGCTGCCCCCGCTCCGGCTCCGGCCCCTGCTCCGGAGCAGAAGCCCGAGCTGGGCAGCTTCGGCTTCGACGTGGCCGGCATGGACCGTCAGCAGCAGCCCGGCGTGAGCTGGACGGGCTACGCGAACGGCACGTGGACGAAGACCACGGAGATCCCCGCGGACCGCGCGCGCTACGGCATGTTCAACGTGCTGGACGACCGCGCCCGCGAGCAGAACCGCGCCCTCATCGAGGAGGCCGCGAAGGCCCACGCCGCACAGGGCACGGACGCGCAGCGGGTGGGTGACTACTTCGCGTCCTTCATGGACGAGCAGGCCATCGAGCAGAAGGGCGCCGAGCCGCTCAAGCCCGCGCTCGCGCGCATCGCTGGCATCAAGACGAAGGCGGACCTCGCGCGCGTGCTCGGCGAGCACCTGCGCCAGACCAACCCCACGCCCTTCGGCGTGTACGTGAACCAGGACGCGAAGAACCCGGACCGCTACATCCCCATCTTCGTGCAGAGCGGCCTGGGGCTGCCGGACCGCGACTACTACCTGCAGGACAACCCCAAGTTCGCCGAGGTGCGCCAGAAGTACCAGGAGCACATGGCGCGCATGCTGGTGCTCGCCGGCGTCCAGCAGGCCCAGGCGGCCGCGAAGGCCAAGGGCATCTACGGGCTGGAGGAGAAGCTCGCCCGCGCGCACTGGAGCCGGGTCGAGAGCCGCGACGACGACAAGACCTACAACAAGTGGATGAAGGCGGACTTCGCGAAGAAGGCGCCCGGCTTCGACTGGGGCACCTTCCTCAAGACGGCGGGCCTGGACGCGCAGGGCGAGTTCATCGTCTCGCAGCCCAGCGCGCTCACCGGCACGGCGAAGCTGCTGGGCAGCCAGCCGCTCGCGGTGTGGAAGGACTGGCTCACCCTGCACACGACGAAGGACTACGCGCCGCTGCTCAGCCGCGCCTTCGTGGACGAGGACTTCGCCTTCGACGGCACGGTGCTCAGCGGCCAGCCGCAGAACCAGGAGCGCTGGAAGCGCGGCGTGGACCACGTGAGCCACGCCATGGGTGAGGCCGTGGGCAAGCTGTACGTGGAGAAGCACTTCCCGCCCGAGGCCAAGGCCGAGGCCGACCGGCTGGTGAAGAACGTCATCGCCGCCATGGACGCGCGGCTCGCGAAGCTGCCCTGGATGGCGCCCGAGACGCGCGAGAAGGCGCGCCAGAAGCTCGCCTCCTTCAAGCCGAAGATCGGCTACCCGGTGAAGTGGCGCGACTACTCGGCGCTCGAGGTGAAGCGCGACGACCTGGTGGGCAACGCCGAGCGCGCGGCCGCCTTCGAGTACAACCGTAACCTCGCGAAGCTGGGCAAGCCGGTGGACCGCGACGAGTGGTTCATGCCGCCCATGCAGGTGAACGCCTACGCGAACCCCACCATGAACGAGGTGGTGTTCCCGGCCGCCATCCTGCAGCCCCCCTTCTTCGACAAGAACGCGGACCCCGCGGTGAACTACGGCGCCATCGGCGCGGTGATCGGCCACGAGATTTCGCACCACTTCGACGACCAGGGCCGCAAGTACGACCCCCAGGGCCGCCTCACCGACTGGTGGAAGCCCGAGGACGTGCAGCGCTTCAAGACGTACACCGACCAGCTGGTGGCCCAGTACAACCAGTACGAGCCGCTGCCCGGCGCGCACGTGAACGGCGCGCTCACCCTGGGCGAGAACATCGCGGACCTGGCCGGCCTGCTCGTGGCCTATGACGCGTACCAGCTGTCGCTCGGCGGCAAGCCCGACCGCGTGCTCGAGGGCTTCACCGGCGACCAGCGCTTCTTCCTCGGCCACGCGCAGGTGTGGCGCAGCAAGTACCGCGAGGAGGCCCTGCGCCAGCAGCTGGTGGTGGATCCGCACACCGCGGGCCACTTCCGCCCCAACGTCAGCCGCAACATCGACGCCTGGTACACCGCCTTCGACGTGAAGCCGGGCCAGCCGCTGTTCCTCGCGCCCGAGCAGCGCGTGCGCATCTGGTAG
- a CDS encoding alpha/beta fold hydrolase codes for MQPAVLLSLLLLVLVCAAFAARWALRRRRQVRAVRRAARPLRHPIVLAHGVLGFDALELGGKRHEYFRGIPAHLRTLGCDVHLVQVPPVGSVAERAEALSRAVRSLDAERVHIIAHSMGGLDARYAISRLGLASRVASLTTIGTPHHGTPLADLGTDLLGEKLGLRRLAGALRVGTDAFYALTTARMLAFNAEVPDVRGVAYGSYVAAFESASRALHPLLAPGYLYLSRRAGPNDGLVPASSQRWGEVLGTVEADHWAQVGWGSRFDAPALYAALFAQLQQRRE; via the coding sequence GTGCAACCCGCTGTGCTCCTGTCGCTGCTGCTGCTCGTCCTGGTCTGCGCTGCGTTCGCGGCGCGCTGGGCGCTGCGCCGGCGCAGGCAGGTGCGCGCGGTGCGCCGCGCGGCGCGGCCGCTGCGCCATCCCATCGTGCTCGCGCACGGCGTGCTGGGCTTCGACGCGCTGGAGCTCGGCGGCAAGCGCCACGAGTACTTCCGCGGCATCCCCGCGCACCTGCGCACGCTGGGCTGCGACGTGCACCTCGTGCAGGTGCCGCCGGTCGGCTCCGTCGCCGAGCGCGCCGAGGCGCTCTCGCGCGCCGTGCGCTCGCTCGATGCGGAGCGCGTGCACATCATCGCGCACAGCATGGGCGGGCTGGATGCGCGCTACGCCATCAGCCGGCTCGGGCTCGCCTCGCGGGTGGCCTCGCTCACCACCATCGGGACGCCGCACCACGGCACGCCGCTCGCGGACCTGGGCACCGACCTGCTCGGAGAGAAGCTCGGCCTGAGGCGGCTCGCGGGCGCGCTGCGCGTGGGCACGGATGCCTTCTACGCGCTCACCACCGCGCGGATGCTCGCCTTCAACGCCGAGGTCCCCGACGTGCGCGGCGTGGCCTACGGCTCCTACGTCGCGGCGTTCGAGTCCGCGAGCCGCGCGCTGCACCCGCTGCTCGCGCCCGGCTACCTCTACCTCTCGCGCCGCGCAGGGCCCAACGACGGCCTCGTGCCCGCCTCCTCGCAGCGCTGGGGCGAGGTGCTCGGCACGGTGGAGGCGGACCACTGGGCGCAAGTCGGCTGGGGCTCGCGCTTCGATGCGCCCGCGCTCTACGCCGCGCTCTTCGCACAGCTGCAGCAACGCCGCGAGTAG
- a CDS encoding sensor histidine kinase, whose amino-acid sequence MDAYPLGMRAMASSQKPQGLARVLGLRRLGITLLFSGVLGALVGLHWTTGPGSAAVRALLVGLVALGVFGLFERWPRRLPRWLARWVLQVLGVAAAVPVTTFALFALSTPAGAPPFWRVAERVNGFLMLSVVGLLFAPWVALAALVRQKDALARHQALAFDLERSELERRALDARLRLLQAQVSPHFLFNTLANVRELVDAGAPQASQVLGSLIAYLRAAVPRLQEPATTLGQELELVRAYLELMHMRMPDRLQYALHADEAALALPCPPMTLLTLVENAVRHGIDPSEEGGHIEVRVTEAGGRCRVQVSDTGVGLGRAEAGLGTGLSTLRERLQLVFGPEAQLQLAPLAPHGVRAEVQFPSRGSGR is encoded by the coding sequence GTGGACGCCTATCCTCTGGGCATGCGCGCCATGGCCTCCTCGCAGAAGCCCCAGGGCCTCGCCCGCGTGCTCGGTCTGCGGCGCCTGGGCATCACGCTGCTGTTCTCGGGCGTGCTCGGGGCGCTGGTGGGCCTGCACTGGACCACCGGGCCGGGCTCGGCGGCGGTGCGCGCCCTGCTCGTGGGGCTCGTCGCGCTGGGGGTCTTCGGCCTCTTCGAGCGCTGGCCCCGCCGGCTCCCGCGCTGGCTCGCCCGCTGGGTGCTGCAGGTGCTCGGGGTGGCGGCGGCCGTCCCCGTGACGACCTTCGCCCTCTTCGCGCTCTCCACCCCGGCGGGTGCTCCGCCCTTCTGGCGGGTGGCGGAGCGTGTGAACGGCTTCCTCATGCTCAGCGTCGTGGGGCTGCTGTTCGCGCCGTGGGTGGCGCTGGCAGCGCTGGTGCGGCAAAAGGACGCGCTGGCGCGGCACCAGGCACTCGCCTTCGACCTCGAGCGCAGCGAGCTGGAGCGGCGGGCCCTCGATGCGCGGCTGCGCCTGCTGCAGGCGCAGGTCTCCCCGCACTTCCTCTTCAACACGCTGGCGAACGTGCGCGAGCTCGTGGACGCGGGCGCGCCCCAGGCCTCGCAGGTGCTGGGCAGCCTCATCGCCTACCTGCGCGCCGCGGTGCCCCGCCTGCAGGAGCCCGCCACGACGCTGGGCCAGGAGCTCGAGTTGGTGCGCGCCTACCTGGAGCTCATGCACATGCGCATGCCGGACCGCCTGCAGTACGCCCTGCACGCGGACGAGGCCGCCCTGGCGCTGCCCTGCCCGCCGATGACGCTGCTCACGCTCGTGGAGAACGCGGTGCGACACGGCATCGACCCGAGCGAGGAGGGCGGCCACATCGAGGTGCGCGTGACGGAGGCCGGCGGGCGCTGCCGCGTGCAGGTGAGCGACACCGGCGTGGGGCTCGGGCGCGCGGAAGCGGGATTGGGGACGGGCCTGTCCACCCTGCGCGAGCGGCTGCAGCTCGTGTTCGGTCCCGAGGCCCAGCTGCAGCTCGCCCCGCTCGCCCCGCACGGCGTGCGCGCCGAGGTGCAGTTCCCCTCGCGCGGGAGTGGCCGATGA
- a CDS encoding zinc-dependent metalloprotease, whose translation MLKKAAVLVASCGALMVGCGGSEKEAEQQQIISNLIEAGFPESDIRVADGQVIVGNDAVADLESSSEMLQTGKNIPEQYRTTNLVGTSVTRICVNPTADFNTYSRLSAGLDLAIENYNQQNLRITFVRGPATGCTANITAKTTSGVGGSSGFPKGGKPYGTINIGVGLQSYSVDVNEHVITHEIGHTIGFRHSDYYDRSISCGGAASNEGASNVGAILIPGTPSTATVGGSVMNSCFRSNETGEWTNTDKTALNYLY comes from the coding sequence ATGCTCAAGAAGGCGGCAGTCCTCGTGGCGAGCTGCGGTGCACTGATGGTCGGCTGTGGCGGCTCCGAGAAGGAGGCCGAGCAGCAGCAGATCATCAGCAACCTGATCGAAGCCGGCTTCCCCGAGAGCGACATCCGGGTCGCCGACGGCCAGGTCATCGTGGGCAACGACGCCGTGGCGGACCTCGAGTCGTCCAGCGAGATGCTGCAGACGGGCAAGAACATCCCGGAGCAGTACCGGACGACGAACCTGGTCGGCACGAGCGTGACCCGCATCTGCGTGAACCCCACCGCCGACTTCAACACCTACAGCCGCCTGAGCGCGGGCCTCGACCTCGCCATCGAGAACTACAACCAGCAGAACCTGCGCATCACCTTCGTGCGCGGGCCGGCCACCGGCTGCACCGCGAACATCACCGCGAAGACCACCTCCGGCGTGGGCGGTTCCTCGGGCTTCCCCAAGGGCGGCAAGCCCTACGGCACCATCAACATCGGCGTCGGCCTGCAGAGCTACAGCGTGGACGTGAACGAGCACGTCATCACCCACGAGATCGGCCACACCATCGGCTTCCGCCACTCGGACTACTACGACCGCAGCATCAGCTGCGGCGGCGCGGCGAGCAACGAGGGCGCGAGCAACGTGGGCGCCATCCTCATCCCCGGCACCCCGAGCACCGCCACCGTGGGCGGCTCGGTGATGAACAGCTGCTTCCGCTCGAACGAGACCGGCGAGTGGACGAACACGGACAAGACGGCGCTCAACTACCTGTACTGA
- a CDS encoding DEAD/DEAH box helicase, protein MTFTSLGLSEPLARAVAELGYAAPTPVQRAALPAVLRGGDVWASAQTGSGKTAAFLLPLLQRLAAHAPRSPRPVRALVLVPTRELAAQVLEAAGQYARHLPRPPKTVLAVGGVSANPQMLALRGGADLVVATPGRALDLAEQNALRLGAVETLVLDEADRLLSLGFAEELGRVLALLPAQRQNLLFSATFPPGVQALAARLLREPTRIQVEASEAAPAPDIHQRALAVDTDKRTPLLRHLLATHPWPQVLVFVASRYAADHVTLKLQRAGLSASALHGELSQGARTAALEDFKAKRVRVLVATDVAARGLDVAQLAAVVNYELPRSPTDYLHRIGRTGRAGERGTAVSFVTADTEAHFRLIERRHGLRLERERLPGFEPTEAAAPVLDPQGGVKGKRKSKKDKLREAAAAKPSGPKR, encoded by the coding sequence ATGACCTTCACCTCGCTCGGCCTCTCGGAGCCGCTCGCCCGCGCCGTCGCGGAGCTGGGCTACGCCGCGCCCACCCCGGTGCAGCGCGCCGCCCTCCCCGCGGTGCTGCGGGGGGGAGACGTGTGGGCCTCGGCGCAGACGGGCTCGGGCAAGACGGCCGCCTTCCTCCTGCCCCTGCTTCAGCGCCTCGCCGCGCACGCGCCCCGCTCGCCGCGCCCCGTGCGCGCGCTGGTGCTGGTGCCCACGCGCGAGCTGGCGGCCCAGGTGCTGGAGGCGGCGGGACAGTACGCGCGCCACCTGCCGCGGCCGCCCAAGACTGTGCTCGCGGTGGGCGGCGTCTCGGCCAACCCGCAGATGCTCGCGCTGCGCGGCGGCGCGGACCTGGTGGTGGCCACGCCCGGGCGCGCGCTGGACCTCGCCGAGCAGAACGCGCTGCGCCTGGGCGCCGTGGAGACGCTGGTGCTGGACGAGGCGGACCGCCTGCTCTCGCTCGGCTTCGCGGAGGAGCTCGGCCGCGTGCTCGCGCTGCTGCCCGCGCAGCGGCAGAACCTGCTCTTCAGCGCCACCTTCCCCCCCGGGGTGCAGGCGCTCGCGGCGCGGCTGCTGCGCGAGCCCACGCGCATCCAGGTGGAGGCGAGCGAGGCGGCCCCCGCGCCCGACATCCACCAGCGCGCCCTCGCGGTGGACACCGACAAGCGCACGCCGCTGCTGCGCCACCTGCTCGCCACGCACCCCTGGCCCCAGGTGCTCGTCTTCGTGGCGAGCCGCTACGCCGCGGACCACGTGACGCTGAAGCTGCAGCGCGCGGGGCTCTCGGCGTCCGCGCTGCACGGCGAGCTGAGCCAGGGCGCGCGCACCGCCGCGCTCGAGGACTTCAAGGCGAAGCGCGTGCGGGTACTCGTGGCCACCGACGTCGCCGCGCGCGGCCTGGACGTCGCGCAGCTGGCCGCGGTGGTGAACTACGAGCTGCCCCGCTCGCCCACGGACTACCTGCACCGCATCGGGCGCACGGGGCGCGCGGGCGAGCGCGGCACGGCGGTGAGCTTCGTGACGGCGGACACCGAGGCCCACTTCCGCCTCATCGAGCGGCGCCACGGGCTGCGCCTCGAGCGCGAGCGGCTGCCGGGCTTCGAGCCCACCGAGGCCGCCGCGCCGGTGCTCGACCCGCAGGGCGGCGTGAAGGGCAAGCGCAAGAGCAAGAAGGACAAGCTGCGCGAGGCGGCCGCCGCCAAGCCTTCCGGACCCAAGCGCTGA
- a CDS encoding OmpA family protein — protein MKPLLTALALLTALTGCVSQGTYDALRTEHETTQGLLEERNLALKKREEELAAGQKREQDLQAALASEKDNVKELNERIYALEAERARVLKDRSAMEASVAEMTTALNELQQRKEEAEARMGEYRALLAKFRGLIDAGKLKVRIVEGRMVVVLASDVLFPSGSASLSKEGKAAVGEVATLLASIPRRQFQVEGHTDNVPIATAQYPSNWELAAARALTVVKTMREVGMPPDRISAASFGDSKPAVPNDSAEGRAQNRRIEITIVPDLSTLPGFDELQRVEKES, from the coding sequence ATGAAGCCGCTGCTCACTGCCCTCGCGCTGCTCACCGCCCTCACGGGCTGCGTCTCGCAGGGCACCTACGATGCGCTGCGCACCGAGCACGAGACCACGCAAGGCCTGCTCGAGGAGCGCAACCTCGCCCTCAAGAAGCGCGAGGAGGAGCTCGCGGCGGGGCAGAAGCGCGAGCAGGACCTGCAGGCGGCGCTGGCCTCGGAGAAGGACAACGTGAAGGAGCTCAACGAGCGCATCTACGCGCTGGAGGCCGAGCGCGCGCGCGTGCTCAAGGACCGCAGCGCGATGGAGGCCTCGGTGGCGGAGATGACCACCGCGCTCAACGAGCTGCAGCAGCGCAAGGAGGAGGCAGAGGCGCGCATGGGCGAGTACCGCGCGCTGCTCGCGAAGTTCCGCGGCCTCATCGACGCCGGCAAGCTCAAGGTGCGCATCGTGGAGGGGCGCATGGTGGTGGTGCTCGCCTCGGACGTGCTCTTCCCCTCGGGCAGCGCGAGCCTCAGCAAGGAGGGCAAGGCGGCGGTGGGCGAGGTGGCCACGCTGCTCGCCTCCATCCCGCGCCGGCAGTTCCAGGTGGAGGGCCACACGGACAACGTGCCCATCGCCACCGCGCAGTACCCGAGCAACTGGGAGCTCGCGGCGGCGCGTGCGCTCACCGTGGTGAAGACGATGCGCGAGGTGGGGATGCCCCCGGACCGCATCAGCGCGGCCTCCTTCGGCGACAGCAAGCCGGCCGTGCCGAACGACTCCGCGGAGGGCCGCGCGCAGAACCGGCGCATCGAGATCACCATCGTCCCGGACCTCTCCACGCTGCCCGGCTTCGACGAGCTGCAGCGGGTCGAGAAGGAGTCCTGA
- a CDS encoding DUF4215 domain-containing protein, which produces MSPALLPAVRVSPSRPRGLPLRLFALAGVLCSLHAWAAPPERCGNGRVEPNRGEVCDDGNTVSGDGCSADCRSLEYCGNGVVDRTRGEVCDDGNTQSGDGCSSDCHSLETCGNGIVDSAAGEQCDDGNTTNSDACLNTCVANRCGDGFRDVESEPCDDGNNVNTDACTNRCTIPFCGDSITSAGEQCDDGNFVNTDACTNSCTVNCAGPL; this is translated from the coding sequence ATGTCCCCTGCCCTGCTCCCGGCCGTCCGCGTCTCCCCCTCTCGTCCGCGAGGACTGCCGCTTCGGCTCTTCGCCCTCGCCGGCGTGCTCTGCTCGCTGCATGCCTGGGCCGCTCCGCCCGAGCGCTGCGGCAACGGCCGCGTGGAGCCGAACCGGGGCGAGGTGTGCGACGACGGCAACACGGTGAGCGGGGACGGCTGCTCCGCGGACTGTCGCTCCCTCGAGTACTGCGGCAACGGGGTGGTGGACCGCACGCGCGGCGAGGTGTGCGACGACGGCAACACCCAGAGCGGCGACGGCTGCTCGTCGGACTGTCACTCCCTGGAGACCTGCGGCAACGGCATCGTCGACTCAGCGGCCGGCGAGCAGTGCGACGACGGCAACACCACCAACAGCGACGCCTGCCTCAATACCTGCGTGGCCAACCGCTGCGGAGACGGCTTCCGGGACGTGGAGAGCGAGCCGTGCGACGACGGCAACAACGTGAACACGGATGCCTGCACCAACAGGTGCACGATCCCCTTCTGCGGCGACAGCATCACGAGCGCGGGGGAGCAGTGCGACGACGGCAACTTCGTCAACACCGACGCCTGCACCAACAGCTGCACCGTCAACTGCGCAGGGCCGCTGTGA